A portion of the Ferrimicrobium sp. genome contains these proteins:
- a CDS encoding EVE domain-containing protein yields the protein MNAWLGVVSAEHVRRGVGAGIAQIGHGKRAGLARMAEGDILVYYSPTERLGDQVKLQHFTALGTVSDSEIWQADEGDFKPYRRRIRYESIRPLPLREVSSLLDLTADAHWGYQLRRGLIPLTPHDRELLWQRMVLS from the coding sequence ATGAACGCCTGGCTCGGAGTCGTCTCCGCCGAGCATGTGCGCCGGGGCGTAGGCGCTGGCATCGCTCAGATCGGACATGGCAAGCGTGCGGGGCTCGCGAGGATGGCTGAAGGTGACATTCTGGTGTACTATTCGCCAACCGAGCGTCTGGGCGATCAGGTAAAGCTGCAGCACTTCACCGCTCTCGGTACGGTCAGTGACAGCGAGATCTGGCAAGCCGATGAGGGCGACTTCAAACCCTATCGTCGCCGCATACGGTACGAGTCCATACGTCCACTCCCCCTCCGAGAGGTCAGCTCGCTACTCGATCTAACCGCGGATGCCCATTGGGGCTACCAGCTCCGCCGTGGTCTCATCCCACTCACACCGCACGACCGCGAGCTCCTCTGGCAACGGATGGTGCTCAGTTGA
- a CDS encoding deoxyribodipyrimidine photo-lyase gives MTCALWLRGDLRLSDHAGFALMSEQTKPWVAFFNLDPSLADALTPHKRAYLMSALADLDERLSAGLSLLSVDPVTTLPGLLATHGIDTVYTHGSVGPGMRRRLNRAAKAFRNQGITLEALDTAYAVPPGTLRVQGPSAANTSTVQGYRVYTPFYRAWRPLALETEPIETPSILAPERLARDFTLGTPDEAGGERVAHADLERFLRERRARYRSDRDFPDRAATSALSTHLHFGTLHPRTVIASLGPDDEKFLAELAWREFYADVLHHHPTATTTELDPRFRSMQWRQDGDEPELLAAWKQGRTGYPLVDAGMRELRATHLMHNRVRMVTASFLIKDLHFDWRIGAQYFEEQLLDGDLASNRMNWQWVAGTGTDAAPYFRVFNPILQSKKFDPDGNYIRRWVPELAGLSADAIHAPFEHLDPTSIGYVTPIVDHRIERQITLARYEAAKRSD, from the coding sequence ATGACCTGTGCTCTTTGGCTGCGTGGCGATCTCCGACTCTCTGATCACGCTGGTTTTGCGTTGATGTCGGAGCAGACCAAGCCCTGGGTCGCGTTCTTCAACCTGGACCCGTCGCTTGCTGACGCGCTGACACCCCATAAGCGTGCGTACCTCATGTCGGCACTGGCAGACCTCGACGAACGCCTCAGCGCAGGACTAAGTCTGCTCTCCGTTGACCCCGTAACGACACTGCCGGGGCTCCTTGCAACGCACGGCATCGACACCGTCTACACCCATGGTTCAGTCGGTCCTGGCATGCGACGCCGGCTCAACCGTGCCGCAAAGGCCTTTCGCAACCAAGGCATCACCTTGGAGGCTCTCGATACCGCCTACGCCGTGCCCCCTGGCACCCTACGAGTGCAGGGCCCATCAGCCGCCAACACGTCAACGGTGCAGGGTTATCGTGTCTATACCCCCTTCTATCGAGCCTGGCGTCCGTTGGCGCTTGAAACCGAACCCATCGAAACTCCCTCTATCCTCGCCCCCGAGCGGCTCGCTCGCGACTTTACACTCGGCACACCCGACGAGGCTGGGGGTGAACGTGTCGCTCATGCAGATCTCGAGCGTTTTCTCCGTGAACGACGCGCCCGCTATCGATCTGATCGAGACTTTCCCGATCGGGCGGCCACCTCGGCCTTAAGCACGCACCTCCACTTTGGCACCCTGCATCCACGTACTGTTATCGCCTCCCTGGGGCCAGATGATGAGAAGTTCCTCGCCGAACTCGCCTGGAGGGAGTTCTACGCCGATGTGCTCCACCACCACCCAACCGCCACGACGACAGAACTCGACCCTCGTTTCCGATCGATGCAATGGAGACAGGATGGCGACGAACCTGAGCTCCTGGCGGCCTGGAAACAGGGGCGAACCGGCTATCCACTGGTCGATGCGGGAATGCGGGAGCTACGCGCAACCCATCTGATGCATAACCGTGTCCGCATGGTCACCGCATCCTTCTTGATCAAGGACCTGCACTTTGACTGGCGTATCGGTGCCCAGTACTTTGAGGAACAACTCCTCGACGGCGATCTCGCCTCTAACCGGATGAACTGGCAATGGGTCGCCGGCACGGGGACTGATGCTGCCCCGTATTTTCGTGTCTTCAATCCGATACTGCAATCGAAAAAGTTTGACCCCGATGGTAACTACATCAGACGATGGGTGCCAGAGCTGGCTGGACTCAGTGCAGACGCGATCCACGCTCCGTTCGAGCATCTCGATCCGACAAGTATCGGCTACGTCACCCCAATCGTTGACCATCGCATCGAGCGCCAAATCACCTTGGCGCGCTATGAGGCAGCGAAACGATCGGACTGA
- the trxA gene encoding thioredoxin, translating into MDVTDATFEQDVIEASKDRPVVVDLWAPWCGPCRTLSPIIEKVVAETDGKVELVKINVDDNPASAQAFKVQGIPAVFAIKDGKIVDSFVGAYPESAVREFVAKLAPAKTVVDVLIEEGNEPALKQALELEPANEVAGFLLAKLLADRGELDEAEVILARFPETPEIAKLKAKIRLAKEGDAGLSEDEITQQLDELLEAVKDDEDARQRFLDLLNLLPDGDARIGQYRRRFTSRLF; encoded by the coding sequence ATGGACGTAACTGATGCTACCTTTGAGCAGGATGTGATTGAGGCCTCCAAGGATCGACCGGTAGTGGTCGATCTCTGGGCACCCTGGTGTGGACCGTGTAGAACCCTGAGCCCGATCATCGAGAAGGTGGTGGCTGAGACCGATGGCAAGGTTGAGCTCGTCAAGATCAACGTCGACGATAACCCTGCCTCTGCCCAAGCATTCAAGGTGCAAGGGATCCCCGCCGTCTTTGCGATCAAGGATGGCAAGATTGTCGATAGCTTTGTGGGTGCCTACCCAGAGTCTGCTGTTCGCGAGTTTGTTGCCAAGCTTGCACCGGCCAAGACGGTGGTCGATGTTTTGATCGAGGAGGGGAACGAGCCAGCGCTGAAGCAAGCACTTGAGCTTGAACCAGCCAATGAGGTCGCCGGGTTTTTACTCGCCAAGCTCTTGGCTGATCGAGGGGAGCTCGATGAGGCGGAGGTCATTCTCGCTCGCTTCCCAGAGACCCCGGAGATCGCAAAGCTCAAGGCCAAGATCAGACTGGCCAAGGAGGGCGACGCTGGGCTGAGCGAGGACGAGATCACCCAACAGCTCGATGAGCTCCTCGAGGCGGTTAAGGACGATGAGGATGCGCGTCAACGCTTCTTGGATCTGCTCAATTTGCTACCCGATGGTGATGCCAGGATCGGCCAGTACCGGCGGCGTTTTACCTCTCGACTCTTCTAA
- a CDS encoding MarR family winged helix-turn-helix transcriptional regulator encodes MGDNTLQKRRLASNFSTDQESPGLGLWRVSNRWQAHQRRALVPFGLTHVQFVLLASLVWLEGTEPVTQNELARFAHVDPMMTSQVLRALEDKGMLRREHHPSDARARALVATPEGVAVANRANRAVEEADAAFFAPLTIDERALFSQLLARLSEEVPPREPETGTQRH; translated from the coding sequence ATGGGCGATAACACCCTGCAAAAGCGAAGGCTAGCGAGCAACTTCTCAACTGATCAAGAGAGTCCAGGCCTTGGACTCTGGCGAGTCAGCAACCGTTGGCAAGCCCACCAGCGACGCGCTCTTGTGCCCTTTGGTCTGACCCATGTCCAATTCGTCCTCCTCGCATCCCTCGTATGGCTGGAGGGAACTGAGCCCGTTACTCAAAACGAACTTGCCCGATTTGCTCACGTCGATCCGATGATGACCTCTCAGGTCCTTCGCGCGTTAGAGGATAAGGGGATGTTGCGCCGCGAGCATCATCCAAGTGATGCAAGGGCCAGAGCGCTGGTCGCCACACCGGAGGGAGTCGCAGTAGCGAACCGTGCCAATCGTGCGGTCGAGGAGGCCGATGCCGCCTTCTTCGCACCGCTCACCATCGACGAACGCGCCTTATTCTCGCAGCTGCTCGCACGCCTCAGTGAAGAGGTACCGCCACGCGAACCCGAGACAGGAACCCAACGCCACTGA
- a CDS encoding FAD-dependent oxidoreductase, with protein MTTISEFPKVTVLKDRCSGCQECLVRCPVEAISLDEFTYTVDVDESVCVGCRQCERTCPFSAIHVEGAVRVDARVPAHLFEPEDVRADLHEVRVGFLNDDELIAEANRCLNCPDATCVRGCPTHNDIPAFIAAARNLDFDGARAVLAATSSMPEICSRVCDTGTQCEGACSFALAGDMPVAIHEIERYLADRSAPVSTKAEPVGLSVAVVGGGPAGIGVADVVARGGGQVTIFEAGAEIGGLLRSGIPEFTLPNAVVSRVASQLEDLGVEVVPNTRVSLEVLEDLTRSFDAVIIAQGANAPLPITAAGKENVHVTEANDFLDRAYHTIVDHSDDHVGLTGPKNVLVVGAGNTAMDVARMTRRLGGSATCVDWMDRRFSLVRPDELGEAEHEGVEVLFSVTVASLRPLANGRIAATLVATVQEDRQQRPKVTDKVFRVMEVDEVVAALGYRIEPDLLATFPSLPVRKEVPIIKDRHWVASGIFNGLANDVSRRMAVGDLSVGREHARARAQIALKDHIYVVGDSLIGPSTVVEAMAQGRKLGRSLLDRSSRLAPSVVGRLRPPRVLISIDSPGGTTRALALRLADLLSSVTNEIVAVPVDQVTSDMVADFDLMVLATWVDGLVVGGQHASPATERLVGQLPAGAATQVAVLMTYGFDPGHSLDRLEALVVQRGLRVVARCAMKSHGDGLFGFAHDLSVAAWPDVDAAALTKAVLVAGEILPSEVGATIGIRPELAAAVARSVNELRALRGTDELMTKVMTSVNELQVVIDGWRRQDKSVAQHHSARASVLTQ; from the coding sequence ATGACAACAATAAGTGAATTTCCAAAAGTTACGGTTTTGAAGGATCGGTGTTCCGGATGTCAGGAGTGCCTCGTGCGATGCCCAGTCGAGGCGATCAGCCTTGACGAGTTCACCTACACGGTCGATGTCGATGAGTCGGTATGTGTTGGCTGTCGCCAATGCGAGCGGACCTGCCCCTTCTCTGCGATTCATGTCGAGGGAGCGGTTCGGGTGGACGCACGAGTTCCGGCACACCTGTTTGAGCCAGAAGATGTTCGAGCGGATTTGCATGAAGTTCGCGTGGGTTTCTTAAATGATGATGAGCTAATCGCAGAGGCGAACCGTTGCTTGAACTGCCCGGATGCGACTTGTGTCCGCGGCTGTCCAACCCATAATGACATTCCTGCGTTTATTGCAGCAGCCCGCAATCTCGACTTCGATGGTGCCCGGGCGGTGCTCGCGGCGACATCGTCGATGCCGGAGATCTGTTCGCGGGTCTGCGACACTGGAACCCAGTGCGAGGGCGCTTGTTCATTCGCACTCGCGGGTGACATGCCGGTTGCGATTCATGAGATCGAACGCTATCTAGCGGATCGGAGTGCGCCAGTATCGACGAAGGCGGAGCCGGTGGGGCTCTCGGTCGCAGTTGTTGGAGGAGGACCTGCAGGAATAGGTGTCGCCGATGTCGTCGCAAGAGGCGGGGGTCAAGTCACCATCTTTGAGGCTGGTGCCGAGATCGGTGGTCTGTTACGCTCTGGAATTCCCGAGTTCACACTGCCTAATGCGGTGGTGTCACGCGTAGCTTCCCAACTCGAAGACCTTGGCGTCGAGGTCGTCCCCAACACACGGGTATCGTTAGAGGTTCTTGAGGATCTGACGCGCTCATTCGATGCGGTGATCATCGCACAAGGTGCGAACGCTCCGTTGCCCATTACCGCAGCAGGTAAAGAGAACGTGCACGTGACCGAGGCCAACGATTTTCTTGATCGTGCCTACCATACCATCGTGGATCACTCAGATGATCATGTGGGATTGACGGGTCCAAAGAATGTCCTCGTCGTAGGTGCTGGTAATACCGCCATGGATGTCGCTCGCATGACCCGTCGACTTGGTGGCTCGGCTACCTGCGTTGACTGGATGGATCGTCGGTTCTCGCTCGTCCGTCCGGATGAACTTGGAGAGGCGGAGCACGAGGGTGTTGAAGTCCTGTTCTCGGTGACGGTAGCCAGTCTTCGACCGCTGGCGAATGGTCGTATCGCGGCGACGTTGGTGGCCACGGTACAGGAAGACCGGCAACAGCGGCCCAAGGTGACGGATAAGGTCTTCCGGGTCATGGAGGTAGATGAGGTGGTCGCAGCCCTCGGTTATCGCATTGAACCTGATCTATTAGCCACGTTTCCGTCGCTGCCAGTACGCAAAGAGGTTCCAATCATCAAGGATCGCCATTGGGTGGCTAGTGGCATCTTCAACGGTCTCGCCAATGATGTCTCTCGACGGATGGCCGTCGGCGATCTATCCGTTGGGCGAGAACATGCTCGGGCTCGGGCACAGATCGCCTTGAAGGATCACATCTACGTCGTAGGGGATTCGTTGATCGGACCCTCAACGGTAGTTGAGGCGATGGCCCAAGGACGTAAGTTGGGTAGGAGTCTGTTGGATCGCTCCTCGAGGCTTGCCCCGTCGGTGGTAGGGCGTCTGCGTCCACCGAGAGTGCTCATCAGCATTGACTCGCCTGGAGGCACGACGCGAGCGTTGGCTTTACGGCTTGCTGATCTGTTGAGTTCGGTGACGAATGAGATTGTCGCTGTGCCAGTTGATCAGGTTACCTCGGACATGGTTGCAGATTTCGATCTTATGGTGCTGGCTACTTGGGTGGATGGTCTGGTCGTTGGCGGCCAGCATGCGAGCCCGGCGACGGAGAGACTAGTTGGTCAGCTGCCCGCTGGTGCGGCAACCCAGGTGGCGGTTCTCATGACCTATGGATTTGATCCCGGGCATTCGCTGGATCGTCTCGAAGCCTTGGTTGTGCAGAGGGGGTTGAGGGTGGTTGCGCGATGTGCCATGAAGAGCCACGGCGATGGTCTCTTCGGGTTTGCCCACGACCTGAGTGTGGCAGCTTGGCCGGATGTTGACGCGGCTGCGTTGACTAAGGCGGTTCTGGTGGCTGGCGAAATTCTTCCTTCGGAGGTTGGTGCCACGATCGGTATCCGACCGGAGTTGGCTGCTGCGGTGGCTCGCAGTGTCAATGAGTTGCGTGCGCTTCGTGGAACTGACGAGCTAATGACCAAGGTGATGACCAGCGTGAATGAACTGCAGGTGGTCATCGATGGGTGGAGACGTCAGGACAAGTCAGTTGCTCAACACCACAGTGCACGAGCGAGCGTGTTGACCCAATGA
- a CDS encoding Rrf2 family transcriptional regulator, with translation MSRRSDYCVRAALYLARTAERTEATKVKEIVAEMGIPASFASQILADLVRTDVATSKPGRDGGYRLKRDPESITLLELVEAGEGPLRADHCALGNGPCRWDTVCPLHTSWQSTVAAVREQLTTITLAAIVEEDIRLEGKHEEPVDGHRFFHSIEAEDSSFVELPLPRVEESLGHLRDQQLLEELRDPLHSIETIGTTNLAMAYLLEGGRRLILELISSGEETIRLELNLEPIAIDPQRVELKGHAMIRTNRSIDPAPLVRLILNRTARLLETVAAQH, from the coding sequence ATGTCACGCCGCAGCGACTATTGCGTACGAGCAGCGCTCTATCTCGCAAGGACTGCGGAGCGCACCGAGGCGACAAAGGTCAAAGAGATCGTGGCAGAGATGGGGATACCCGCCAGCTTTGCCTCTCAGATCCTCGCCGACTTGGTGCGCACCGACGTCGCAACGTCCAAACCTGGACGCGACGGCGGTTATCGGCTAAAACGGGATCCCGAATCGATCACCCTCCTCGAGCTCGTCGAGGCTGGTGAAGGTCCGCTTCGCGCCGATCACTGCGCGCTTGGCAATGGACCCTGTCGATGGGACACCGTCTGTCCACTGCACACCAGCTGGCAGTCGACCGTCGCCGCCGTACGCGAACAGCTCACCACGATCACCCTCGCCGCCATTGTTGAGGAGGATATCCGTCTTGAAGGCAAGCACGAGGAACCCGTCGATGGTCACCGTTTCTTCCATAGCATCGAAGCGGAGGACTCTAGCTTTGTCGAACTACCACTTCCTAGGGTCGAAGAGTCGCTTGGACACCTTCGCGACCAGCAACTCCTCGAGGAACTACGCGACCCGCTCCACAGTATTGAAACCATCGGCACTACGAACCTCGCAATGGCCTATCTCCTCGAAGGAGGAAGGCGGCTTATCCTTGAGCTGATCAGCTCTGGTGAAGAGACCATACGCCTTGAGCTCAACCTCGAGCCCATCGCGATCGACCCCCAGCGAGTGGAACTCAAAGGGCACGCCATGATCCGTACCAATAGATCGATCGATCCTGCTCCACTGGTCCGCCTCATCCTCAACAGAACCGCTCGGCTCCTTGAGACCGTAGCGGCCCAGCACTGA
- a CDS encoding SRPBCC family protein, with amino-acid sequence MIEITRASANSKAQPSAIFARWADHATWSEWDTDTEWVRLMGPVATGTRGVMKSKGAPKIKFFISACVPDREYADTTKLFGATLVFAHWVQPNADGGGSRLDVAVNIEGPFAFVWARILGRGFKRSVGASLDRLVALVEAP; translated from the coding sequence ATGATTGAGATCACTCGCGCAAGCGCCAACTCGAAGGCACAACCCTCAGCCATCTTCGCCCGTTGGGCAGACCATGCAACCTGGTCAGAATGGGACACCGATACCGAGTGGGTGCGTCTCATGGGTCCAGTGGCGACGGGGACCCGTGGGGTGATGAAGTCAAAAGGGGCACCCAAGATCAAGTTCTTCATCAGCGCCTGTGTTCCTGATCGTGAATATGCTGACACGACGAAGCTCTTTGGTGCAACGCTTGTCTTCGCCCACTGGGTTCAACCCAATGCGGACGGTGGTGGCTCTCGACTCGACGTCGCTGTCAACATCGAGGGACCATTCGCCTTTGTGTGGGCAAGGATCTTGGGTCGAGGATTCAAGAGGTCGGTAGGGGCAAGCCTTGACCGGCTCGTAGCGCTCGTCGAGGCGCCATGA
- a CDS encoding 4Fe-4S binding protein, producing the protein MTKVEPTKVKLVTDDVISKRLHIPVVASEDRFKGTDLPKKANVASHPVIARILSKRATQFLMIIPNQIIFWLVIFLGFLGVADPGINFATAITWYLWFCLVFVMMAVIGRAWCSMCPFGGFAEWIQRRTLFKRLQKPLGLGRKLPESWAQWGFTLSVGTFVFLTFLEEYFNIAGPGTPRDTSWMVLGIVVSAVTFYLVFERRTFCRYFCPLSALIGSVGSMGSVAGFRTNDRAVCLACTTKDCMRGGTSGYGCPWYTWPGSAESNAACGLCTECYKACPSNNVGFYLQSPLTSVIAPKRRRADIAWAVALLWGLVLYQQINATNVYANLDNYLNRMTGWNHYPNPIDYLVIIVLSALLTAALFKGYQMLFLDPARGVHAEGNFMEKVNPFRQVFLPLSYALIPIVGMDYFARQLPKFFKHVPRLIPAIVQIFGVNTSKWSLVNYHLISNPTIVDVQLVVMAIGIIGSIYAVLKIFRRDLAPLTQHVVGAKVAAVTLMVALGGVAGWLYIIMHAAS; encoded by the coding sequence GTGACGAAGGTCGAACCGACAAAAGTCAAGTTAGTAACGGATGATGTGATCTCGAAGCGTCTTCACATACCGGTGGTGGCCAGTGAAGATCGCTTTAAGGGGACAGATCTCCCTAAGAAAGCCAATGTGGCGAGTCACCCGGTGATCGCTCGGATCCTCTCCAAGCGGGCCACACAGTTTTTGATGATTATCCCGAACCAGATCATCTTCTGGCTGGTGATCTTCCTCGGGTTCCTTGGTGTTGCCGATCCAGGGATTAACTTCGCAACGGCTATCACCTGGTACCTGTGGTTTTGTCTCGTCTTTGTGATGATGGCCGTGATCGGTCGTGCCTGGTGTTCGATGTGTCCCTTTGGTGGTTTTGCCGAGTGGATCCAACGGCGTACGCTTTTCAAGCGTCTACAGAAGCCGCTCGGCCTTGGCCGCAAGCTTCCTGAGAGCTGGGCGCAGTGGGGTTTTACCCTCTCAGTGGGAACCTTTGTCTTCCTCACCTTTCTAGAGGAGTACTTCAACATTGCTGGACCAGGGACACCGCGCGACACCTCGTGGATGGTGCTCGGTATCGTGGTGTCAGCGGTGACCTTCTATCTGGTCTTCGAACGCCGGACCTTCTGCCGCTACTTCTGCCCACTTTCGGCCTTGATCGGGTCGGTTGGTTCGATGGGGTCGGTGGCTGGTTTTCGAACCAATGATCGGGCGGTCTGCCTCGCCTGCACCACGAAGGACTGCATGCGTGGTGGGACCTCCGGTTATGGATGTCCTTGGTATACCTGGCCGGGCTCGGCGGAGTCAAATGCGGCCTGTGGTCTCTGCACGGAGTGCTACAAGGCCTGCCCCTCGAACAACGTTGGTTTCTATCTACAGAGTCCACTCACCTCGGTTATCGCACCCAAGCGTCGCCGTGCAGATATCGCATGGGCTGTAGCGTTGCTGTGGGGTTTGGTCCTGTATCAGCAGATCAACGCCACCAACGTCTATGCCAATCTTGACAACTATCTCAACCGGATGACGGGGTGGAATCACTATCCAAATCCGATCGACTACTTGGTGATCATCGTCCTAAGTGCGTTGCTCACGGCGGCACTCTTCAAGGGCTACCAGATGCTCTTCCTTGATCCTGCTCGAGGGGTTCATGCAGAAGGCAACTTCATGGAGAAGGTGAATCCATTCCGCCAGGTCTTCCTTCCGCTGTCGTACGCGCTGATCCCGATCGTTGGCATGGATTATTTCGCCCGACAACTACCGAAGTTCTTTAAGCACGTTCCACGACTGATACCAGCCATTGTGCAGATCTTCGGCGTGAATACCTCGAAGTGGTCGCTGGTGAACTATCACCTGATCTCCAACCCGACGATCGTCGATGTGCAGTTGGTGGTGATGGCGATTGGCATCATCGGAAGTATCTACGCGGTGCTCAAGATCTTCCGTCGCGATCTCGCTCCACTGACCCAACATGTGGTAGGGGCTAAGGTTGCAGCGGTCACGCTCATGGTGGCCCTCGGAGGGGTTGCCGGTTGGTTGTACATCATTATGCATGCGGCGTCTTAG
- the folP gene encoding dihydropteroate synthase encodes MDRLRLKDRSLDLARPIVMGILNRTTDSFYDKGSYFDFDLFLDKADSLVAAGADILDIGGVKAGPGEEITLEAELERVVPAVEAIARRLDIAISVDTWRSEVLDAVLTAGAHLGNDISGFGDREYTRVAARHGAGVVATHIRLKPRVPDPNPIYDDLVTDVRDFLNRRVEQALADGVDPAAIVIDAGFDLGKTTTQSLALLGQTYNLVETGYPVLISASNKGFLGEALGLDIGQRRLASIAAASFAMIQGASIFRVHDVLGTVKALDAIAALRGDRALATALEP; translated from the coding sequence TTGGACCGCTTGCGCCTCAAGGATCGTTCTCTTGATCTAGCTCGACCGATCGTCATGGGTATCTTGAATCGAACGACCGACTCCTTCTATGACAAGGGTAGCTACTTTGACTTTGATCTTTTTCTCGACAAGGCTGATAGCCTTGTCGCTGCGGGCGCCGATATTCTCGACATCGGTGGCGTGAAGGCAGGCCCTGGTGAGGAGATCACCCTTGAGGCAGAGCTTGAGCGGGTGGTGCCAGCGGTCGAGGCCATAGCTCGCAGGCTTGACATTGCGATCTCGGTGGATACCTGGAGATCGGAGGTGCTCGATGCAGTGTTGACGGCGGGTGCCCATTTGGGCAATGACATCTCCGGATTCGGCGATCGAGAGTATACGAGGGTCGCCGCACGCCATGGAGCGGGAGTCGTGGCTACCCATATTCGTCTCAAACCTCGAGTACCCGATCCGAACCCGATCTATGACGATCTCGTCACGGATGTGCGTGATTTCCTGAATCGGCGGGTCGAACAGGCACTCGCTGACGGTGTCGATCCGGCCGCTATCGTCATTGACGCGGGGTTCGATCTCGGCAAGACGACTACGCAGTCGCTCGCTCTCCTCGGTCAAACCTACAACCTTGTAGAGACAGGCTACCCCGTTTTAATCTCCGCCTCCAATAAGGGCTTCCTTGGAGAGGCGCTTGGCCTCGATATCGGTCAACGACGCCTGGCATCGATCGCAGCGGCAAGTTTTGCCATGATCCAGGGGGCATCGATCTTTCGAGTACATGATGTCCTTGGCACCGTTAAGGCCCTCGATGCGATCGCCGCGCTCCGTGGGGATCGGGCCCTCGCGACCGCGCTTGAGCCCTAG
- the holA gene encoding DNA polymerase III subunit delta, producing the protein MAARTIALVVAADPIVLEERIVQEMNSFDPASEELRVFDLREDEIADLVGMLSQVPMFVNRFRILVRSFEVVKAEDAPFLAEGFASMAKEHIVTLYSTDKRLPKALSSLQDPVIEKVELSVTKEAERRSFIGSVFQAAGVRLTNQALALVTEHAGVDLSQVNPLAQVLAGLQRGNVSFDVEDVRPYLGQAREVPLWNLTDAIERGDVAKAMGTLERLLAAEKAPQLLITVLQRRYLDIAVLVSPGVRSIEQAKAALDSVGARKPPDFALRNMLAAARRLNYRSVGLIVGWLADAARDLRGASMLDPDTVLELLVARIARLFVGA; encoded by the coding sequence ATGGCGGCGCGCACGATAGCTCTGGTGGTCGCGGCCGACCCGATCGTTCTCGAGGAGCGTATCGTCCAGGAGATGAACTCTTTTGATCCCGCCAGTGAGGAACTGCGGGTCTTTGATTTGCGCGAAGATGAGATCGCTGATCTTGTCGGTATGCTCTCGCAGGTGCCGATGTTCGTCAACCGGTTTCGGATCCTCGTTCGCTCCTTCGAGGTCGTCAAGGCTGAGGACGCGCCCTTCCTTGCGGAAGGCTTTGCCTCGATGGCCAAGGAGCACATCGTCACGCTCTATAGCACCGACAAGCGCTTGCCGAAGGCTCTGAGCAGCCTGCAGGATCCAGTGATCGAGAAGGTGGAGCTCTCCGTCACGAAGGAGGCCGAACGACGCAGCTTCATCGGTTCCGTTTTCCAGGCTGCTGGCGTTCGTTTAACGAACCAGGCACTTGCGCTCGTCACCGAACACGCGGGTGTTGACCTTTCCCAGGTCAATCCGCTGGCCCAGGTGCTGGCAGGGCTTCAGCGTGGCAACGTGAGCTTTGATGTTGAGGACGTTCGCCCCTATCTCGGTCAGGCACGAGAGGTCCCACTCTGGAACTTGACGGACGCGATCGAACGTGGTGATGTCGCCAAGGCGATGGGTACGCTGGAGCGGCTCCTCGCCGCAGAGAAAGCCCCACAGCTTCTCATCACGGTGCTACAGCGTCGCTATCTCGACATCGCGGTGTTGGTGTCGCCGGGGGTCCGCAGTATTGAGCAGGCCAAGGCGGCCCTTGACTCGGTAGGTGCACGCAAGCCGCCCGACTTTGCCCTGCGCAACATGCTGGCCGCTGCACGACGTCTCAACTACCGATCAGTCGGATTGATCGTTGGTTGGCTCGCCGATGCGGCACGGGATCTGCGCGGTGCATCCATGCTCGATCCCGATACCGTTCTTGAACTGCTCGTTGCACGCATCGCCCGTCTCTTTGTCGGGGCGTGA